The Campylobacter concisus sequence AATGTGAGCATAATATTTGTCGATAAAGATGGCAACAAGAGCGACATTATGTCGGTTCAAGCAAAAAAATTAAATGAAATTAGTGAGTATATCTTTTCGTATGATCGCGGTATAAAGGTGATGAAATTTAGCTCGAAAAAGCCGATATGCGAGGCACTTGAGAAAGAGGAGCCTGTAAATTTAAGCGTATTAGATGCGAGATATTTTGATGGCAATCAAATTTCAAGCTATGCCTTTAGTGTTGATATTGCTGGTCAAAAGCGTGAAAACTTTGTAGAGAGAAAAGACTATTATATAGATGCAGCTGCAAATGTTATGGTTACGCTAGAAGCCTTATCTATAAAGAATATCGCAAAGGATATAAAAATGGGGCAGCTTCTGCTTGTAAAAGGTATATGTTTAACAAAAAGATAAAAAATTTAATGAAGGAGAAAAAATGAGAGCATTGCTTAGCGTTAGCGATAAAGAGGGCATTGTAGAGTTTGCAAAGGGGCTGGAAGAGCTTGGCTGGCAGATACTTTCAACTGGCGGTACATTTAAGCTTTTAAAAGAAAATGGCATCAAAGCCACTGAGGTTAGCGAATTTACGGCTTCACCTGAGATGTTTGAGGGCAGGGTAAAGACGCTTCATCCAAAGATACATGGCGGCATCTTGCATAAACGTGACGACGCTACGCACGTGGCTCAGGCAAAAGAGCATGGCATCGAGGGCATAGACCTAGTTTGCGTAAATTTATATCCATTTAAAGAGACTACGATTAGGACAGATGACTTTGCTGAGATCATCGAAAATATTGACATCGGTGGCCCAGCCATGGTAAGAAGTGCAGCTAAAAATTTTAAAGACGTGCTTATCGTTACTAGCGTGCTTGATTATGATGAAATTTTAAAGCGCCTAAAAGAGAAAAGTGATGATTTTGAGTTTAGAAGATCGCTGATGATAAAGGCATTCGAGCACACAGCAGCTTATGATAGTATGATCGCAAACTATATGAATGATAGATTTAATGGTGGTTTTGGCGATGCTAGATTTATCGTGGGAAGCAAGGTTTTTGACACAAGATACGGAGAAAATCCACACCAAAAAGGCGCACTTTATGAGTTTGATTATTTCTTTACAAATAACTTTAGAGCCTTAAAAGGCGAGGCAAGTTTCAATAATATGACCGATATAAATGGCGCATTGATGCTTGCAACTAGCTTTGATGATGCGCCAGCAGTGGCTATCATCAAGCACGCTAACCCTTGCGGCTTTGCAGTAAAAGATACCTTGCTTGAGAGCTACGAGGCTGCGCTTAAGTGCGATCCGATCTCAGCTTACGGCGGTGTGGTTGCAATAAATGGCACACTTGATGAGAAGCTAGCAAAAAAGATAAATGAAATTTACGTTGAAGTAATAATTGCTGCAAATGTTGATGAAGCAGCTCTTAAAGTATTTGAGAGTAAAAAACGTATCAAAATTTTCACTCAAGACAATAAATTTTTAGTTCGCTCAAATGATAAATTTGACTTTAAGCACGTTGATGGTGGATTTGTATTTCAAGAAAGAGACTATGTAAAAGACGAAGAGCTTGAAAATATGAAGCAAATGAGCAAGAAATTTGCAACTGGTAGCGAACTAAAAGATGCTCAGATCGCGTGGAAAGTGGCTGCGCTAACGAAGAGCAACTGCGTAGTTTATGTAAAAGATGGCGCTATGGTGGCTATTGGCATGGGTATGACTAGCCGTGTGGATGCTGCACGTGCAGCCGTGGCAAAGGCAAAAGAGCTAAAGATCGATCTAAGCGGTTGCGTTCTTGCAAGTGAGGCATTCTTTCCATTTAGAGATAGTATCGACATCGCTAGCAAGGTCGGCGTAAAATGTGTCATCGAGCCAGGTGGCAGCATCAGAGATGATGAGGTGATAGAGGCTACCGATGAGCATGGCATGTCACTATATTTTACTGGTGTTAGGCACTTCTTGCACTAAAATTTAGGGGCGCTTGCCCCTTTCTTCACACTTTATAACTTTAATTTTCATATAATCTTTTAAAAATGAAAGGAGATAGAATGAAAAAGATCTTAAAATTTATCTTAATGGCGGCGGTGTTTTTTGGTCTAAATTTGATGGCAAAAGATGAGCTTATAAAGGAGCAGACGATGGCAGGGCAAAATTTAAAAGAAATTTATCTAGCAGGCGGTTGCTTTTGGGGTATGCAGGGATATTTTAAAAAGATATTTGGCGTAGTGGATACAAAGGTAGGCTACGCGAATGGCAAGAGCGAAAATACTAGCTACCGCGAGCTTCATGAGAGTGATCATGCTGAGACACTTTATGTAAAATACGACGAAAATAGAGTCGCTTTGGCTGAAATTTTGGCTCACTTTTTTAGGGTAATCGATCCGACCTCGCTAAACAAACAAGGCAATGACGTTGGTAGGCAGTATAGAAGCGGAATTTACTATGTGAGCGAAAGTGATCTGCCAACGATAGAGAGCTTTATGAAAATAGAGCAAAAGAAATTTAAAGATAAGATCGTGGTTGAGGTGGCGCCACTTAAAAATTTCGTCTTAGGTGAGGAGTATCATCAAGATTATCTTGATAAAAATCCTTTTGGATATTGTCACATTGACCTAGGTTTAGCTGATAAACCGCTTTACGATGAGGCAAAATTTAAGCCGCTTAGTAAAGATGAGCTAAAGAAAAATTTAAGTAGCGAGCAGTATGCCGTGACGCAAGAAGCAGCGACCGAGAGGCCATTTAGCAGCGAGTATGATAAATTTGATCAAAAAGGCATTTATGTAGATATAACGAGCGGAAAGCCACTTTTCTCAAGTGCAGATAAATTTGATGCAGGATGTGGCTGGCCAAGCTTTACAAAGCCTATCACGACAACAGCTCTTTCGTATAAGGAGGACAACTCGTTTATGATGAAAAGGGTCGAAGTTAAGTCTCAAAATAGCGATGCGCACCTTGGACATGTTTTTGACGATGGCCCAAGCGATAAGGGTGGGCTAAGATATTGCATAAACGGCGCAAGCCTTAAATTTATACCACTTGAAGATATGGCTAGGCTTGGATACGAGGAATTTATACCTTACATAAAATAGCTTTTGTTGAAGCAAATCAATAGTTTAAAAAGTTTAATCAGAGTATAATTCTCCAAAATTAAAAGGAGAAAAAATGAGCGATTTTTTCAAAAACGCAGAGCAGTTTAATGTCGATGGTGCAACTGTGCCATTTTATAAATTTAATGAAAATGGTGTAAATTTTGTTGGCTTTGATTCACGTCCTTGCGTGCCGCCAGAGCCAATGGTCAATGCATTAATCGCTATTAAATTTGCTGATAAAGACACAAAAATTATGATGCTAAATCATAAATTTCCAGCTGGTCTTATACCAAAGATAGATAAGAGCTTTGATATAGAGCGTGAAGATATAGATGGTGGGGCTGTAAAGATGATTTTTAGCCTAAAAGACGGTGCAAACATAGAAGACGTAGATATGAGTCTTTGCCACTAAGATGCTTTTAAATACTTACGCGCCACCATTTAAGCTAGTCGGTGGATATTTTATTGCTGGAATTTTCTTTTTAGCATTAAGTGTGCCGGCATTCTTTTATACAGATTTTGATGCGATTAGCTCACTAAACACAGCTGGTTTTTTGCATATATTTTTTGTTGGCTTTGTTATGAGTATTATTATCGGAGCACTTTATCAGCTAACCTCAGTCATCTTAGAAAAGCCATTTTTTACAGCAAAAGGTGCTATTTTAAATTTGGCTATTTTTTGTCTATCATTGCTGGGTATGTGTTACGGGATGTTATTTGCTGATGCTAAAATTTTACAAATTAGTGGAGTTTTGCTTTTTTGCTCACTTGCCTTTTTTGCTACGACTTATGCACTAAGCTTTATGGATAATGAAAAAAAGAGCTTTGCGGCCTTTGCACTTTTTGTTTCAGCTGTCTTTTTGCTAATTGGAATAACGCTTGGTTTTTGCTTGCTTATGATACTTAGTGGCACGCTGATGCTTGATTTTGAGATGACACTAAAATTTCACGTTTATTTTGTGCTGGGATTTGTATTTCTTGTGATACTTGGAGCTGCTAGCGTACTCTTACCTATGTTTGCATTGGCTCACGATCTAAAATTTACACTTAGCAAGACCTCACTAGCATGCTATATTTTGGGTGGCATCTTACTAGCTTTTAATGAAAATTTGTCTATTTTGTCAATATGTGTGGCGGCTTTACTTTTTATAGCTCAAGCGCTTTATATTTTAAAAAAACGCGTTAGAAAGGCGTATGATTACTGGAATGTAAATATAGTGCTTTCGTTGGTGGCTTTGCTTGGTGCCACTGTTTTTATAGCTTTAGACAAATTAAATTTAGCTGCATATTTTTTAATATATGGCTTTTTGTTTGCTTTTATCGTAGCTCATCTTTATAAGATCGCACCATTTCTCATATGGTATCACTACGTAGCACCTTTTGTCGGAAAGGTAAAAGTGCCACTTCTTGATGCCATGATACTAAAAAAGATAGCTTATTTTGGTATAGCTTTTAATGCTATCTCGCTTCTTTGTTATCTTCTATCAACTTGCTTTGAACTAGAAATTTTAGTGCAAGCAGGTATGATTTTTATAGCTCTTAGTATAGTTTTGCTATCGATAAATATAATAAATATTTTTAGATTTACTGGTTTTAAAGGATAAAAAATGAAAGAAAAAATTTATAACGCACTGTCAAATATCGTTGATCCAGAAGTTGGCTTTGATATCGTTTCGCTCGGACTTATATATGATGCGAGCTGCGATGAGAATGGCAAAGCAAAGGTTACTATGACGCTTTCAACCAAATCTTGCCCGCTACATGAAATGATACTTGGCTGGGTAGAGACTGCCGTGCTTGATATAGAAGGCGTCAAAGAGTGTGAGATCGATCTTGTCTGGGAGCCTGAGTGGAATATACAAATGGCAAGCGATTTTGTAAAAGCACAACTTGGAGTTTAATTTTTAAGTTTTTGGATTTAAAGGTTTGTAAATTTTTAATAAGCTAGAGAGCAAAAGCTCTCTAGAAATTTTAAGGAGTTTGTTTTTTATTAGTCCATTTGATGGCGCATAAATGATGGCACATCAAGCTGTGACATATAGTCTTCGTCATATCCACCACTAACTTTTTTAAGTCTTAATATACGCTCTTTTTTTATGATATCGTTTGCATTAGAAGTTTGTATTTCATCTTTTTTTTCAGTTTCTTTTTGTGAGCTTTGAAAACCTGTGGCTATTATTGTAACTTCAACTTTATTGTCTTCTATTTTGTCATCAGTTGTTGTACCAAATATAATTTCAGCATCTTCATCTGCTGCCTCATGAATAATGCTCATCGCATTATTGATATCAGCTAGTGGGCAACTAGGGCTTATTCTAAAATGAACTAAAATACCAAATGCGCCATTTATTGTCATATTATCAAGAAGTGGTGATTGTATAGCATTTTTTATAGCTTCTTGTGCTGCATCTTCGCCGCTTGCTTCGCCAACACCCATTAGAGCTAGTCCTCTATGGCTCATAATCGTTCTAACATCAGCAAAGTCTAGATTTATGTCGCTTTTTCCTGAATCAAGCACGATCGTACTCATGCCATTGACGGCTCTTGCAAGTACTTCATCGACCATTTCAAAGCTTTCTTTTATGCCAGCATTTTTATCAATTAGTGTTAAGAGCTTATCGTTTGGAATGACTACAATAGAATCGCTTTCTTTTCTAAGTTCTTCAAGGCCACAATCAGCCAATTTTCTACGTTTTTTTCCTTCAAACATAAAAGGCATAGTAACAACTGCAACTGTTAGTGCGCCAATATCTTTTGCAGCTTGAGCAACTACTGGAGCTGCACCTGTACCAGTTCCACCACCAAGTCCTGTACCGATAAAAACTATATCTGATGTCTCAAGTGCACTTTTTACTTCATCGTAGCTCTCTTCAGCAGCAGCTTTTCCTATTTCAGGTCTCATGCCTGCACCTAGACCTTTTGTTGTCTTTTCTCCAAGCTGTATTTTTGTATGTGCAAGAGAATTTTCAAGAGCCTTAGCATCTGTATTAGCAACAATAAGATCTATATTTAAATTTGGATTAACTCTTATTATGTGGTTGACCATATTGCCACCACCTCCACCTACACCTACGACCTTTATCTTTGCACCATAGATGCTTTTATTTTCTTCTACTGTGAAGCTACTCATTTTTGAAATTCTCCTTAAAATAATTGTGTAATACTATACCAAAATTTTGCAAAAGCATTTGGCTTTTTTTCTTGTTTGCTAATATCTGCAATATTGGCAAGCTCTTCTTTGTTTTTTGATTTATTTGCTATCTCTAATTCAAAATCTTTATCAGAAAAACTATCCTCTTTTTCATTTGGATCCTGCACCTCTTGTCCAAAATTTTGTACATTTTCTTCTTCTACAAAAACATTCCTAAAATTTGCTTTCGGTTTTGAGGCTATTTCCCCTTGGTATCTCATTTTTTTCTCAGAATCAATCTCGTATGGGCTAAAGTTGCCAGCACCATACAAACAAAGCCCTATAGCACAAGAATTTGCTGGGTCTCTTAAAATTTCAAATAATCCATCCATTTCTTTTGGTTTTGCTATACGAACTGGCATTTTATCAAATATCGCAGATGCAAGATCCCTAATACCTTCTAGCTTAGTCATGCCGCCAGTAAGTATTATTCCAGCACCAATGCTATCTTTATAGCCGCTATCTTCTAGCATCTTAGCAAGTACCATAAGGGTTTCTTCTGCTCTGGCATATATAACATTTGATATTATGTCTAGTGAAACTTCGTGGCTTTTTGTTTCATCTCCAAGTATCGGGAGCTCTATTAGATCAACTGACTTATTTATTAAAGCACCATAACCTAATTTTATCTCTTCTGCCTTTGGAAGTGGTGTATGTAGAGCCATAGAAAGATCATTTGTAATGTTTGCTGAGCCAACAGGTAAAAATTCATTGTATCTTATAGAATTTCCAGAATGCACTACAAGATTACAAGTAGCACCACCCATATCAACAAGTGCGGCACCAAGCTCTTTCTCATCTTTTGTTAATGTTGCTATCGCAGAAGCATATCCTGAAAGGACTATGTTATCTAGCTGAACGCCTGCTAAATTTACGGCTTTTCTTAGGTTGCTAATAGATGATTTTTGTACTGTAACAATATGTGTTTGCACTTCCAGTCTACTACCATTCATGCCTATTGGATCTTCAATGTGTTCTTGTCCATCTACTTTAAAATTATAAGGAAGAACATGTAATTTTTCATATTCATGAGGTATATCAGCTGTATGATCGGCCATTTGCATAGCACGCTCAATCTCTTTTATACCTATTTCATGATTTGGTATATTCACTACACCACTACTGTCAACGCTTTTTGTATACGCACCAGAAATAGAAACTATGACCTTTTCATAGCGTGTTCCTGCAACTCTTTGTGCTTCTATTAATGCATTTTTTATTGACTTTGCAGCTTGTTCAATATTAGTTATAACACCTTTTCTTATTCCCTGCGTTTTTTCAGTTCCAATTCCAATTATCTTAATACCATTTTCATCATGTTGTGCTATTACTGCACAAATCTGGAAAGAGCCGATATCTATACCTAAAATTTTTGTACTCAAGATAAATTACCTTTTGATATATTCTTTAATTTCATAGTATTTTTTTAGTTTGTTTGTTAAATCTTTTATTAACTCATTATTTTTAAGCATTGTAACGTTTTGCTGTGTTATTTGCTTATAGTTATTATCTATATTATCTACAAGCAACCTTTGTTCCAAAATATCGTATATAACGGCCTTATCTTCTAATATAACATAATCTTCTTTTTTGTTGTTAGTTTCAAAAAGTTGAGAAACAAAAGTTCTAGTTTCACTTTCATTTAGTCCTAAGATAGAGCCATTTATATCTCTACTGATAAAGCCTATATCAGTTCCTTTGAAATTTTGTAAAGACTCTTTTGCTATGGTTATTAAGTTTTCTTTTTTCTTTTTATCTTTGTAAATTTTAAGCACCATTGCTCTTGCTTGTTCAAAACTCATAGGTTGTGGAGGAGTTATACTTTTTACTCTAACTATCAAATATCCATCTTTATATGTAAACGGTTTTATCACCTCACCAACTTTTGCCCCTTTTATTTCATCGAGCGAGAATGTCGCATTATCTTCATTTATACTAACAAATTCATTTGTTGCAAGCTCAGCTTTTTTGATAGAGGTATATTTTTTTAAAGCATCGGTCTTACTTTTCTCAATATTGTAGTCTTTGACAACTTCAGTCTTTACTTCGTCAAATGATTTGATTTTATCATCAGAGCCTTTGTATCTCTCCTTGTTTTCGTTATAGTAGTCACTCAAAGTAGTTTGATTTACATCATTTTTATTTGACTCTATAAAGTATGTTTCTAGACCATATATAGTCTTTGTCATATAGTTGTTTTTATTTGTTTCCCAAAGATTCTTTAGCTCTTTTTCATCTATTTTTATATCACTTTGATTAGCATTTATTATCTGTATTGCTAATTTGTCTTGCATAAAAAAGCTTGCTTCCATCATTGCAATGTCTTCTTTGCTAGCTGGTAAATTTAAAATAGTTCTAAGCTTATCAAGTAGTATTGTTAGTTTTAAATTTTCTTCAAAATCAGTTGGATTTATTCTAGCTCTTCTTAAAATATCGTAGTATAAATTTTTATCAAAAGTACCATCTTTTTGAAATGTTGGATCAGCGATTATATATTTTAAAATATCATCTTTACTAACACTAAGACCTATATCGTCTGCAAAATTTAATAGTAAATTCTCTTGAATTGTAGCCTGAAGTGCAGCATTTTGTAAGCCTAACTCATTGGCCTTTTCTTGTGTTAATTTACCATCAAAAAGATTATTGTAGTATTGATACAAATTATCGTATTTTTGTTGTAGTTCTTGAATGCTTATATTTCTGTGTCCTACTTTTGCTACCGAAGTGGCTCGATTGCTGTTTAAATCATATGCTCCCCAGCCTACAAAGCCTGCTCCAACAAAGGCTATTGTACTTACCCAAATGGTAACAACTAGGTATTTTTTATGTTTTTGCATCCAAGACAACATTAAATTTTCCTTTAAAAGACTAACGAAATTCGTATGATATATTATATAAAATTGCCTTAAATAAGCTTAAAATAGGGGCTTTAAAAATACCTTTGTGAAGAATTTTAATAACATTTTTTTGGTATTGTTAGCAAAATTTTAAATACTATAATCGCTATAACCACTAGTTAAATGAAGCAATTTGCAGCTATTTTCTAGTAAAGCTATCTCTTTTGCAAGAAGCTGAGGGCTTCTACTGTAGGCATAAATGCCATATCCTTTAATGATAATAATGTTTGTATTTTTTTCAACCATATATCTATAAATTTCAGTTTCTGCACGCTCATACCAGTCGTCATATTGTTTTGGATCATAGACTAAAATTTCATTAAATCTCATATACCCAAAATAATCTTTCGGTACTATTTTTTCATGTTTCATTGCGTAGGCAGTTGCGTATGGTGGCATTGCGTAGCAAACAAATCTCGCCTCATTTATATTTTTATAAATATTTAAGTGTATATCAGCATCAAGACTAGCTTCATTCCAACGATAGTCTTTTTTTGATGAAAGAAGTGTCAAATCATCATCTTTTAAATTATCAAAAATGGCATTTTGTTTATTGATTATAAATTGATTTTTTTCGACTCTTGCCGAAATCGAGCCGTGAAAAACGCCAAAAAAATTCTTTCTAAACATAGAAAGTGATATCGTTTTTATCTCATTTATTGAGTGTTCTAGCTCCATTTTTTCTCCTACATTTAAGCGATTATATTTAAGCTATCTTAAAATTTATGTAAAATTTTGTGTAATGATAGCTTTTTAAGTAAAATTTCGATAAATTTTCCACACTATTTACTATACAGAGGCAGTGTTGCAAAGTCCACATATTAGTGTTTTACTTGATGAAGTTCTATCTTTTTTTAAAAATTTAAATGGAAATTTTATAGATTGCACGCTTGGATATGCCGGACATTCTAGTGTCATTTTATCTCAAAATGAAAATTTAAATTTAATTGCCTGTGATAGAGATAACGAAGCTATAAATTTTTCACTAAAAAAACTTGAGCCATTTGGTAGTAGGGTTAAAATTTATAAAAGTAACTTCTCTGAATTGACTAGCAAGCTAAGTCAAGAAGAAATTTTAAATGTTAGAGGAATTTTGGCTGACATCGGTGTTAGCTCGCTTCAGATAGATAAAGATGATAGGGGCTTTAGTCTTAGCTCAAGCACGCTTGATATGCGCATGGATAAAGAGCGAAATTTTAGTGCGTTTGACGTTGTGAATGGATACTCTTTTGATGAGTTGGTTAGAATTTTTAGAGATTATGGTGAGCTAAAAAATGCTGCCGGGATTGCAAATAAAATTATAAATGCTAGAAATTTAGGCAAGATAACGAGTGCAAAAGAGCTTGCAAATTTAATAGGTACAGCCCAGATAAAAGGGCGCGGAGTTAGCCCTGCAATACTTGCCTTTCAAGCCATCAGGATAGAGGTAAATGGTGAGCTAGATGAGCTAACAAATTTGCTTGATAGTATAGAAAAAGGCGGGTTTAAAGATTGTCTTGTGGCGATTATTACATTTCACTCACTTGAAGATAGGATCGTAAAGGAGCGCTTTAAAAAATGGGCAAATAGCTGTATCTGCCCGCCAGGTGTCTATAGGTGTGAGTGCGGAAACAACCACGAATTAGGAGAAATTTTGACCAAAAAGCCACTAACGGCAAGTAGTAGTGAGCTAAAGGTAAACTCACGAAGCAAGAGCGCAAAACTGCGGGTTTTTAAGATAAAGGGATAAAAATGCAAGAAAAAGAAGAGCTACTAACGCTTCACGACGAGGAGCAAAAACGTGAGGTAAATTTAAGCTTTAAGACATTAGTGATGGTCTATTTAGCTGTTTTTATAGCTCTAGCTATATTTTTGCCAAAAATTTACATAGCAAATCAAATTTATTATATAAGTAGAGATATAGCGGACATTAGCGGTAAGCGAGATATGCTTTTAGAGGAAAATAGAGCTCTTAATATAAAGCTCGAAAATTTACGTTATAAAAATCAAATTTTAAATAATATGCAAGAGCGTCAATGGAAATAACTGAACATTTAAAGTTTTTAAATTTCGGTGATTCAATTACATTGGCAAATAATATAGCCATTTTGTATGCAACTGCACAAAAATAAAGTTAACTCAACAAACAAAGCCTAGCTTAACTTACTAATTAATTACTTTAATTACTCTCTTTTTGAGAGATTAGCTTTTCATATATATATTGTTCTAAATCTTTTTTTGATATGTCATTTTTTATAGCAGTATTATAAATTTCTTCGACCTTGCTTGAGTATTTTTCATAGCCAAAATAGGGAAAATGCACACTCCAGGCTTTCTTGATAAGATCGTGACTTATCTCTCTTCTTGCCCAAACTTTAAACATATCAAAGCCAATGAAAACGGCCGAAGTAACGACAGCAGTCGCTATTATCGATATGTGTGCATCAGTTTTTGCTAAAAAATGATGCGTGATGATTAACAATGGAAATAAAATGACAAAACAGATAAGTGCATAAATCTGGTAGAGCTTGATATGGTTAAATCTAAAATTTAGCTTTGCTCCATCTATTAGCATACCTTCGTTAAAAAGGGCATTTGCTTCAAGTAGATCCCTAAATAAAACTGGCTGTTTTGAAACAAAAAAAACGTTTTTTATGATTCTATCTTTTAAAGTTTCTTGCATTTTTTATAGACTTTTTACCTTTGAAATTTTGGCTCATTATATCTAAGAATCTATAAATTCAAACAAAATTAGATACAATTTGCCCAAAATTTAAGGAGCTAAAAATGGCAGATCAAGCTTTACAAACCGTCTTTTTAAATGGAGAATTTTTGCAAAAAGACGAGGCAAAAGTTAGTGCTTTTGATAGAGGATTTATATTTGGTGATGGAATTTATGAGGTTGTGCCTGTGATAAATTCAAAAATGGTTGATAAAGATGGATTTTGGGCGAGATTTGAAAGAAGCTTAAATGAAATAGATATAAGCCTGCCTTACGAAAAAGATAAATTTGAAGCGATCTTAAATGAGATGATCGCCAAAAATGCCTTAAAAGAGGGCGGAATTTACATGCAAGTAACAAGAGGCGTGGCGTTTAGAAATTTCTATTTTATGGAAAATTTAACCCCAAGCGTCTTCATCTTTTGCTACGAGAGTGAAATTTTAAACAACCCAGCTGCAAAAACTGGCATAAAAGTGGTAAGCGTCGAGGATATAAGGTGGAAAAGGCGCGACATAAAGTCGATCTCGCTTCTAGCTCAGTGCTACGCCAAAAATGAGGCTCACAAAAAAGGCGCAGACGAGGGCTTTATGGTGGAAAATGGCTTTGTGACAGAGGGCTGTAGCTCAAGTGCTTTTATCATCAAGGATAAAACTCTAATTACAAAACCACTTTCAAATGAAATTTTGCCAGGGATCCGCCGCATGAGACTTTTAAGGATTGCTAAAGATATCGGCCTTAAGATAGAGGAGCGAAAATTTAGCATGGATGAAGTTTATAGTGCTGATGAAGTCTTTATCTCGGCTGCGACGCTCATACTCTTACCAGTCGTTTATGCTGATGGCAAGGCGATAAATGGTGCAAAAGTAGGAGAAATTTCAAGCAAACTTCGAGAAATTTATGCTGGTGAACTTTTAAAAGAAGCTGAACTTTGAGAGAAAAAATCTTAATAAGCGCTTGTTTGGTCGGCATAAATTGTAAATTTAACGGCGAAAATAATCTTTTAAGTAAAGATGTTTTAGATGAAATTTCAAAGAGATATCATCTGCTTTTTGTTTGTCCAGAGGTTTATGGTGGGCTTAGTACGCCAAGGGAACCAGCTGAGATGAAAAATGGCGCAGTTATTTGTAAATTTTCAGGTAAAGATGTGAGCGAAAATTTTAAAAAAGGAGCAGAAATTTGCCTGAGAATAGCCAAACTAAATGGTTGTAAAAAGGCTATTTTAAAATCAAAAAGTCCAAGTTGTGGAAGTGGGCAAATTTATGACGGAAGTTTTAGCAAGAGACTTATTTTGGGCGATGGTATCACAGCAAAACTGTTAAAAGAAAATGAAATTTTAGTTTACGGCGAAGATGAGATAGCAGGGCTTGATGCTTGATAGACTAAAAGACAATATTATGCTTGAGGTGATCTTTAAATATATCATCTTGTTGCTGCTTTTTATCTGTGTGATCGGTCTTTTTATGAGCGGCGTTCTTTTCTTAAATGGGGAGATGAGTGAAAATTCGCTGAATTTACACATTTTCTTTGGCTTTAGTTTGGTTGTTTTAACGATTGTTCATAGTTATGTTAAGAAGAAAAAGTTAAAGAAGCTAAGCCTTGAGTTTAAAAATATCTTAAATCACAAGCCAGTGCAGATGGACTGCAATACA is a genomic window containing:
- the purH gene encoding bifunctional phosphoribosylaminoimidazolecarboxamide formyltransferase/IMP cyclohydrolase, translated to MRALLSVSDKEGIVEFAKGLEELGWQILSTGGTFKLLKENGIKATEVSEFTASPEMFEGRVKTLHPKIHGGILHKRDDATHVAQAKEHGIEGIDLVCVNLYPFKETTIRTDDFAEIIENIDIGGPAMVRSAAKNFKDVLIVTSVLDYDEILKRLKEKSDDFEFRRSLMIKAFEHTAAYDSMIANYMNDRFNGGFGDARFIVGSKVFDTRYGENPHQKGALYEFDYFFTNNFRALKGEASFNNMTDINGALMLATSFDDAPAVAIIKHANPCGFAVKDTLLESYEAALKCDPISAYGGVVAINGTLDEKLAKKINEIYVEVIIAANVDEAALKVFESKKRIKIFTQDNKFLVRSNDKFDFKHVDGGFVFQERDYVKDEELENMKQMSKKFATGSELKDAQIAWKVAALTKSNCVVYVKDGAMVAIGMGMTSRVDAARAAVAKAKELKIDLSGCVLASEAFFPFRDSIDIASKVGVKCVIEPGGSIRDDEVIEATDEHGMSLYFTGVRHFLH
- the msrB gene encoding peptide-methionine (R)-S-oxide reductase MsrB, whose product is MKKILKFILMAAVFFGLNLMAKDELIKEQTMAGQNLKEIYLAGGCFWGMQGYFKKIFGVVDTKVGYANGKSENTSYRELHESDHAETLYVKYDENRVALAEILAHFFRVIDPTSLNKQGNDVGRQYRSGIYYVSESDLPTIESFMKIEQKKFKDKIVVEVAPLKNFVLGEEYHQDYLDKNPFGYCHIDLGLADKPLYDEAKFKPLSKDELKKNLSSEQYAVTQEAATERPFSSEYDKFDQKGIYVDITSGKPLFSSADKFDAGCGWPSFTKPITTTALSYKEDNSFMMKRVEVKSQNSDAHLGHVFDDGPSDKGGLRYCINGASLKFIPLEDMARLGYEEFIPYIK
- a CDS encoding peptidase M50; the protein is MLLNTYAPPFKLVGGYFIAGIFFLALSVPAFFYTDFDAISSLNTAGFLHIFFVGFVMSIIIGALYQLTSVILEKPFFTAKGAILNLAIFCLSLLGMCYGMLFADAKILQISGVLLFCSLAFFATTYALSFMDNEKKSFAAFALFVSAVFLLIGITLGFCLLMILSGTLMLDFEMTLKFHVYFVLGFVFLVILGAASVLLPMFALAHDLKFTLSKTSLACYILGGILLAFNENLSILSICVAALLFIAQALYILKKRVRKAYDYWNVNIVLSLVALLGATVFIALDKLNLAAYFLIYGFLFAFIVAHLYKIAPFLIWYHYVAPFVGKVKVPLLDAMILKKIAYFGIAFNAISLLCYLLSTCFELEILVQAGMIFIALSIVLLSINIINIFRFTGFKG
- a CDS encoding metal-sulfur cluster assembly factor yields the protein MKEKIYNALSNIVDPEVGFDIVSLGLIYDASCDENGKAKVTMTLSTKSCPLHEMILGWVETAVLDIEGVKECEIDLVWEPEWNIQMASDFVKAQLGV
- the ftsZ gene encoding cell division protein FtsZ — protein: MSSFTVEENKSIYGAKIKVVGVGGGGGNMVNHIIRVNPNLNIDLIVANTDAKALENSLAHTKIQLGEKTTKGLGAGMRPEIGKAAAEESYDEVKSALETSDIVFIGTGLGGGTGTGAAPVVAQAAKDIGALTVAVVTMPFMFEGKKRRKLADCGLEELRKESDSIVVIPNDKLLTLIDKNAGIKESFEMVDEVLARAVNGMSTIVLDSGKSDINLDFADVRTIMSHRGLALMGVGEASGEDAAQEAIKNAIQSPLLDNMTINGAFGILVHFRISPSCPLADINNAMSIIHEAADEDAEIIFGTTTDDKIEDNKVEVTIIATGFQSSQKETEKKDEIQTSNANDIIKKERILRLKKVSGGYDEDYMSQLDVPSFMRHQMD
- the ftsA gene encoding cell division protein FtsA yields the protein MSTKILGIDIGSFQICAVIAQHDENGIKIIGIGTEKTQGIRKGVITNIEQAAKSIKNALIEAQRVAGTRYEKVIVSISGAYTKSVDSSGVVNIPNHEIGIKEIERAMQMADHTADIPHEYEKLHVLPYNFKVDGQEHIEDPIGMNGSRLEVQTHIVTVQKSSISNLRKAVNLAGVQLDNIVLSGYASAIATLTKDEKELGAALVDMGGATCNLVVHSGNSIRYNEFLPVGSANITNDLSMALHTPLPKAEEIKLGYGALINKSVDLIELPILGDETKSHEVSLDIISNVIYARAEETLMVLAKMLEDSGYKDSIGAGIILTGGMTKLEGIRDLASAIFDKMPVRIAKPKEMDGLFEILRDPANSCAIGLCLYGAGNFSPYEIDSEKKMRYQGEIASKPKANFRNVFVEEENVQNFGQEVQDPNEKEDSFSDKDFELEIANKSKNKEELANIADISKQEKKPNAFAKFWYSITQLF